The Delphinus delphis chromosome 2, mDelDel1.2, whole genome shotgun sequence genome contains a region encoding:
- the LOC132420486 gene encoding uncharacterized protein isoform X3, whose translation MHLTSSDRLFMGNCSCEVNCNEDNILALKEEEDQNETPPLIWKSLTPLLQNSQKSMSSGKSPSGYQWINGIIAAFLSFSEESVIIAAAQAFSSLQATIKSKRLELKDIILVHLYLKNMKDFSSINSAYVTTFKHCLPARVCVETMLPEEVLFSIDCLIHQSDIKIDDGLFHPKEILHVQNISHWAPASIGPYSLSRLVDMFSCFCGNQLNM comes from the exons CATTTGACATCCTCAGACAGGCTGTTTATGGGTAACTGCTCATGTGAGGTGAACTGTAATGAGGATAACATCCTTGCTCTCAAAGAGGAAGAAGACCAAAATGAAACTCCACCTCTCATCTGGAAATCATTGACTCCCCTTCTACAAAATA gtcaAAAATCAATGAGCTCAGGAAAATCTccaagtggttaccagtggatTAACGGCATCATAGCCGCCTTTCTCTCATTCAGTGAAGAAAGTGTTATAATTGCAGCAGCTCAAGCCTTTTCTTCTCTACAAG CTACTATTAAATCTAAGAGATTGGAATTGAAAGATATTATTTTGGTCCATCTCTATCTGAAAAACATGAAAGATTTCTCATCTATTAACTCAGCATATGTGACCACCTTCAAGCATTGCCTGCCTGCAAG aGTATGTGTAGAAACTATGTTGCCAGAAGAAGTACTTTTCTCAATAGATTGCCTTATCCACCAGAGTGACATAAAGATTGATGATGGTCTCTTTCACCCTAAAGAGATTCTGCATGTTCAGAATATTTCTCACTGGGCACCTGCTAGCATTGGACCATATAGTCTATCAAGGTTAGTAGacatgttttcttgtttttgtggCAATCAACTAAATATGTGA